The genomic interval GAGTTGAGGAGAAAACTGGACGCGGCATTGGAGGAGCTGGGAAAATGCGGGGCAGAAAAAAGAAAACAGGGATCCCACAAAAAGATCCCTGCCTTCGTTTAGATTTTTACATGAGGCAACCCGTCTCGTTCGTTTAGATTCTTAAGAGAGGCAACATGGCGTGAAGTATCAGGGTTCGTGGGGTCTTCTTGGGTTTTCGGCGGGAGGGGCGCCTTTATTTGCAAGATGCCAGGTGGCTTGTTCGTTAAATAAACAAATAAAACGATCTGTATTGCAATTTTATTAAGGCATTTATTTTGAAGGAGTTGGATTTGTTGACAAACCATCCACCCCCTTGACGGGGCCTGGTAAATTAGGTGTAATATAAAACAGTTGGTTTTTGCAACTAATGGGGGTGCTTGATATTGAACCCGGATGATTCGGATGTAAGGCGGAAGGCGGCGGCCTTGAGGATGGCCCTTAAGGGGTTGGTCCGGTGTCTTGGCCTCCTGGACAGGGACGGGGCTTGCTGTGGAGGGGTAACCTTGGCCCAGTGCCACGTGCTTGGGGAGATCGCGGACTCCGGCGGGCTTTCGTTGGTGGAGCTGTCCCGAAGGCTTGGGCTGCACAAGAGCACCGTGAGCAGGACCGTAGATCCGCTGGTGCGAATGGGGTTGGTGGTTCAGGAGAGGGATCCAGTGGACAGGAAGCGGTATGTTCTGTCCCTCACGCCTAAGGGGGAGGAGGTGGAAGGGCGCATATCCGCCGTGATGGAGCTTAGGTGCATTCGGATACTTGAGGCCCTTGACCCAGCATCCCATGACAAGGTGGTTTCCGGGGTGGAGGAGCTGCTCGTGGGGCTTAGAAAGGCCCTTGAGAAGGAAGAAGGGGAGTGTGATTGTGTTGACCTTTAGTGATTTTTCTTCCCATGGGGCAGACGAGATAAGGGAGAAGGTGCGGAAGAGGTACGCGGAAAACTTGGTTTCCCGAAGCTGCTGTTGCGGCTGCGGCTGCGGAGGCCTGGAGGCCATAACCGAGGGCAACTACGGCGAAGAGCACATGTCCGCGGTGCCCCGGGGGGCGGAGCACGTGTCCTTTGGATGCGGCAACCCG from Thermanaerothrix sp. carries:
- a CDS encoding MarR family transcriptional regulator translates to MNPDDSDVRRKAAALRMALKGLVRCLGLLDRDGACCGGVTLAQCHVLGEIADSGGLSLVELSRRLGLHKSTVSRTVDPLVRMGLVVQERDPVDRKRYVLSLTPKGEEVEGRISAVMELRCIRILEALDPASHDKVVSGVEELLVGLRKALEKEEGECDCVDL